From a region of the Thermosulfurimonas sp. F29 genome:
- the gatB gene encoding Asp-tRNA(Asn)/Glu-tRNA(Gln) amidotransferase subunit GatB has protein sequence MEFEAVIGLEVHTQLLTESKIFCGCSTKFGAPPNHHTCPVCTGMPGSLPVLNRRVVDFALRLALAVGARINPVCVFARKHYFYPDLPKNYQISQYEAPIAEGGAIEIEVNGKRKRIGLVRIHMEEDAGKLVHDEKRPVSYVDFNRTGVPLLEIVSQPDIRSPEEAVAYLKKLRTIVRYLGICDGNMEEGSLRCDANVSVRPKGSSEFGTKVELKNMNSFRHVERALRYEIKRQIGLILEGKEVVQETRLFDEATGTTHSMRGKEEAHDYRYFPDPDLVPVRIDEAWIERVRAELPELPDAKKERFLREYGLPAYDAEILTASRSLAEFFEACVRLFPQPKKVSNWLMTEVLRELNREGKEIDETGLKPEHIAELLKLVEDGVISITAAKKIFPEVYATGRSPKELVEEKGLRQESDEGALEAVCREVLAENPAEVEKYKAGKKGVIGFFVGQVMKKTRGKANPKLVNQILARLLEE, from the coding sequence ATGGAATTCGAGGCCGTGATCGGGCTGGAGGTCCACACTCAGCTCCTAACCGAGAGCAAGATCTTCTGCGGCTGTTCCACCAAATTCGGGGCTCCGCCCAACCACCACACCTGCCCGGTGTGCACCGGAATGCCCGGGAGCCTTCCGGTGCTCAATCGACGGGTGGTGGATTTCGCCCTGAGGCTGGCCCTGGCCGTGGGCGCCCGGATCAATCCGGTGTGCGTGTTTGCCCGAAAACATTACTTTTACCCGGATCTTCCCAAGAACTACCAGATCTCCCAGTACGAGGCCCCCATCGCCGAGGGCGGGGCCATCGAAATCGAGGTCAACGGGAAACGAAAAAGGATCGGTCTCGTCCGCATCCACATGGAGGAGGACGCCGGGAAACTGGTTCACGACGAGAAACGCCCGGTCTCCTATGTGGACTTCAACCGCACCGGGGTGCCGCTTCTCGAGATCGTGAGTCAGCCGGACATCCGCAGCCCGGAGGAGGCCGTGGCCTACCTCAAGAAACTCCGCACCATCGTGCGCTACCTGGGGATCTGCGACGGGAACATGGAGGAGGGGAGCCTTCGGTGCGACGCCAATGTCTCCGTAAGGCCCAAGGGCAGCTCCGAGTTCGGCACGAAAGTGGAACTCAAGAACATGAACTCCTTTCGCCATGTGGAGCGGGCCCTGCGCTACGAAATCAAGCGCCAGATCGGGCTCATCCTGGAGGGCAAGGAGGTGGTCCAGGAGACCCGGCTCTTCGACGAGGCCACCGGCACCACGCACTCCATGCGGGGCAAGGAGGAGGCGCACGACTATCGTTACTTCCCGGATCCGGATCTGGTTCCCGTGAGGATCGACGAGGCCTGGATCGAACGGGTGCGCGCGGAACTTCCGGAACTCCCCGACGCCAAAAAGGAGCGTTTCCTCAGGGAATACGGTCTTCCGGCCTACGACGCCGAGATCCTCACGGCCTCCCGGTCCCTTGCGGAGTTCTTCGAGGCCTGCGTGAGGCTTTTTCCCCAGCCCAAGAAGGTCTCCAACTGGCTCATGACCGAGGTGCTGAGGGAGCTGAACCGCGAGGGCAAGGAAATAGACGAGACCGGACTGAAACCCGAGCACATCGCGGAGCTCCTCAAACTGGTGGAGGACGGGGTCATTTCCATCACCGCGGCCAAGAAGATCTTTCCCGAGGTTTACGCCACCGGACGCTCCCCGAAAGAGCTGGTTGAGGAAAAGGGACTGCGTCAGGAGAGCGACGAAGGGGCGCTTGAGGCGGTGTGCCGGGAGGTACTGGCCGAAAACCCCGCCGAGGTGGAAAAGTATAAGGCCGGAAAAAAGGGAGTGATCGGCTTTTTCGTGGGGCAGGTTATGAAAAAGACCCGGGGCAAGGCCAACCCCAAACTGGTCAATCAGATCCTTGCGAGGTTGCTCGAGGAATGA
- the uvrC gene encoding excinuclease ABC subunit UvrC produces the protein MELSPENLREIPEAPGVYLFIDSRGTVLYVGKAKNLRRRLASYLTPATPKTRNLLARAERLETILTRNEKEALILEANLIKKHRPRYNVLLRDDKAYPLIRISLGERFPRLTVVRRRRRGDRALYFGPYPSAGAVRETVKVLTRFFPLRRCSNAEMHRRTRPCLYYQIGKCPGPCAGLITPEEYRRIVEKAVAFLEGRSQELLEKLSREMEAAAEKLEFERAALLRDRLRALSRILEAQAAVLPEEKDLDVFALARKGDRVSGAVLFVRRGKLLGHKIFHLRGTPEEDPWEDVLAQFYDEGKLLPEMVVLPELPGERAVLEEWLSELRGGPVRLVSAEEVSFKDLYEIARRNAEEALRSRLRGERTWEELAEELAGVLKLPVIPQRVEAVDLSSLQGAAPVGAIVAFFEGEPDRNRYRRYHIRTVSGTPDDYAMLREVLTRRLRRGLEENDLPDLLVIDGGRGHLETARTVVEELGLSERIGLCSIAKEREDEGEKVYLPGRKNPLRLSGHGEVLRFLMRIRDEAHRFVLSFHRKTREKEALASFLDGIPGIGPKRKKVLLSRFSSPEEILSAGVSGIARLPGFNRTAAETLIRHLQK, from the coding sequence ATGGAGCTTAGCCCGGAGAATCTCCGCGAGATTCCCGAAGCCCCCGGAGTTTACCTCTTTATCGATTCCCGGGGCACGGTTCTCTATGTGGGCAAGGCCAAAAACCTCAGGCGCCGGCTGGCCTCCTACCTCACCCCCGCCACCCCCAAGACGAGGAACCTCCTTGCCCGGGCGGAAAGGCTCGAGACCATCCTCACCCGCAACGAAAAAGAGGCCCTGATCCTCGAGGCCAACCTCATCAAGAAACACCGCCCGCGGTACAATGTGCTCCTCCGGGACGACAAGGCCTATCCGCTGATCCGGATCTCCCTTGGGGAGAGATTCCCGCGCCTTACCGTGGTGCGTCGCCGGCGCCGGGGAGATCGGGCCCTTTACTTCGGGCCTTACCCTTCCGCCGGGGCCGTGCGCGAAACCGTAAAGGTTCTCACCAGGTTTTTCCCCCTGCGACGGTGCTCCAATGCCGAGATGCACCGCCGCACCCGTCCCTGTCTCTATTATCAGATCGGGAAGTGTCCGGGGCCCTGCGCGGGTCTGATCACGCCGGAGGAATATCGTCGGATCGTGGAAAAGGCCGTGGCCTTCCTAGAGGGGCGAAGCCAGGAGTTGCTGGAAAAACTATCCCGGGAGATGGAAGCCGCTGCGGAAAAGCTGGAGTTCGAGCGGGCGGCCTTACTGCGGGATCGCCTCCGGGCCCTGTCCAGGATCCTCGAGGCTCAGGCCGCGGTGCTTCCCGAAGAAAAGGACCTCGATGTCTTCGCCCTGGCCCGGAAAGGGGACAGAGTCTCCGGAGCCGTCCTTTTCGTAAGGCGGGGAAAGCTTCTGGGGCACAAAATCTTCCACCTGCGCGGCACCCCGGAAGAGGATCCCTGGGAGGATGTTCTGGCTCAGTTTTACGACGAGGGGAAACTCCTTCCCGAGATGGTGGTCCTTCCGGAGCTTCCCGGGGAAAGGGCCGTCCTGGAGGAGTGGCTTTCCGAGCTACGGGGAGGGCCGGTGCGTCTCGTTTCGGCGGAGGAAGTTTCCTTCAAAGACCTTTACGAGATCGCCCGGCGCAACGCCGAGGAAGCCCTGCGCTCGAGGCTCAGGGGGGAGCGGACCTGGGAGGAACTCGCCGAGGAACTGGCCGGGGTCCTGAAGCTCCCGGTGATCCCGCAACGGGTCGAAGCCGTGGATCTCTCGAGCCTTCAGGGCGCGGCCCCGGTGGGGGCCATCGTGGCCTTCTTCGAGGGAGAACCGGACAGGAACCGGTACCGGCGCTACCACATTCGTACCGTCTCCGGAACCCCCGACGACTACGCCATGTTGCGGGAGGTGCTCACCCGGCGCCTCCGGCGGGGCCTCGAGGAGAACGATCTCCCGGATCTTCTGGTTATAGACGGGGGACGCGGACACCTGGAGACCGCCCGCACCGTGGTGGAGGAACTCGGACTATCGGAAAGGATCGGACTCTGCTCCATCGCCAAGGAGAGAGAGGACGAGGGGGAAAAGGTCTATCTTCCCGGACGCAAGAACCCCCTGCGGCTTTCCGGACACGGCGAGGTGCTCCGGTTTCTGATGCGGATCCGGGACGAGGCCCACCGGTTCGTCCTCTCCTTTCACCGGAAAACCCGGGAGAAAGAGGCCCTGGCCTCCTTCCTGGACGGCATCCCCGGGATAGGCCCGAAGAGAAAAAAGGTCCTCCTTTCCCGCTTCTCCAGCCCGGAGGAGATACTCTCCGCGGGCGTGTCCGGGATAGCCCGCCTACCGGGCTTCAACCGAACGGCGGCCGAAACCCTGATCCGCCACCTCCAAAAATAG
- the ispF gene encoding 2-C-methyl-D-erythritol 2,4-cyclodiphosphate synthase, with amino-acid sequence MRVGLGFDSHRLVPGRRLVLCGVEIPCEVGLSGHSDADAALHALTDAILGAAGLPDLGSLFPDTDPRYRGAASSLFLREALRLVSEKGLSVYQVDLTLVLARPKLVPHRDRLRENLARLLAIPVERVGLKAKSPEGLALFEEEGVAAWAVAVLREDGA; translated from the coding sequence ATGCGCGTGGGGCTGGGGTTTGACTCGCATCGTCTGGTACCGGGCCGTCGCCTGGTGCTGTGCGGGGTGGAGATACCCTGCGAGGTGGGGCTTTCCGGTCATTCCGATGCGGATGCGGCCCTTCATGCCCTCACCGACGCCATCCTCGGGGCCGCCGGACTTCCGGATCTGGGCTCCCTCTTTCCGGACACCGATCCCCGGTATCGGGGTGCGGCAAGTTCGCTTTTTCTGCGGGAGGCCCTGCGACTGGTCTCCGAAAAGGGCCTTTCGGTTTATCAGGTGGACCTGACCCTGGTTCTGGCCCGGCCCAAACTGGTTCCCCATCGGGATCGCCTGCGGGAAAACCTGGCCCGTCTTCTGGCCATTCCGGTGGAACGGGTGGGGCTCAAGGCCAAGAGCCCGGAGGGCCTGGCCCTTTTCGAAGAGGAGGGGGTGGCCGCCTGGGCCGTGGCGGTGTTGCGTGAGGATGGAGCTTAG
- a CDS encoding EAL and HDOD domain-containing protein: protein MDNTYFPRVYVARQPILDERGRTHAYELLYRQSLENFFVPEENREDIASKRVLVHAFLNFGLENIAFGRRVFVNFTGELLKAGIPYLLPPQKLVIEVLERISDPDEVRPVVRELKKRGYLIALDDFREDSPLKIFLPYADYVKIDFRITPSEEIKRLCEELRGDFRLVAEKIETQEELEEARSLGFTYFQGFFFARPKILSSQEIPVLKIHYLRLIKFLYSARDNLEEVIEVINSDPALALKLLKYINSAFFGFVTKIHSVRHAGVLLGYQGLRKWASLVALHLMAADRPPELIINSMVRARFMELLARRVGLEERADDAFIVGLFSLLEAMVDQPMHAIIADLPLEDDVKAALLGRDSPFTPLLSVIRAYESGQWEILKNLVPKLNLLSNNTLPEIYAEALSFAHQAFSTGGSSQ from the coding sequence ATGGATAATACCTATTTTCCTCGGGTTTATGTGGCGCGGCAACCCATTCTGGACGAACGAGGGCGCACGCATGCCTACGAGTTGCTCTACCGGCAAAGTCTGGAAAACTTCTTCGTTCCGGAAGAAAACCGGGAAGACATAGCCTCCAAGAGGGTCCTGGTGCATGCCTTTCTGAATTTCGGTCTGGAAAACATAGCCTTCGGACGCAGAGTCTTCGTGAACTTCACCGGTGAGCTCCTGAAAGCGGGGATTCCGTATCTCCTGCCTCCCCAGAAGCTGGTTATAGAGGTGCTCGAAAGAATTTCCGATCCGGACGAAGTCAGGCCTGTGGTGAGAGAGCTTAAAAAGAGGGGATATCTGATAGCCCTGGACGATTTCCGGGAGGATTCACCCCTTAAGATATTCCTGCCCTATGCCGATTATGTAAAGATAGACTTTCGTATCACCCCTTCCGAAGAGATAAAGCGTCTCTGTGAAGAACTGAGGGGCGATTTCCGTCTGGTGGCGGAAAAAATAGAAACCCAGGAGGAACTTGAGGAGGCTCGCTCCCTGGGTTTTACCTACTTTCAGGGGTTCTTTTTCGCCCGCCCCAAGATCCTTTCCTCTCAGGAAATCCCGGTCTTAAAGATCCATTACCTGCGCCTTATCAAGTTTCTCTATTCTGCTCGGGACAACCTGGAGGAAGTGATAGAGGTAATAAATTCCGATCCGGCTCTGGCCCTGAAACTTCTCAAATACATAAATTCGGCCTTTTTCGGGTTTGTTACCAAAATTCACTCCGTAAGGCACGCCGGGGTGCTGCTGGGTTATCAGGGGCTTCGAAAGTGGGCCTCTCTGGTGGCCCTTCACCTTATGGCTGCGGATCGTCCTCCGGAGCTCATAATAAACTCCATGGTGCGAGCCAGGTTCATGGAACTCCTGGCCCGGCGGGTGGGCCTTGAGGAACGCGCCGACGACGCCTTCATCGTGGGCCTTTTCTCCCTCCTAGAGGCGATGGTGGATCAGCCCATGCACGCTATAATCGCCGACCTTCCCCTGGAAGACGATGTTAAGGCCGCTCTTCTCGGACGGGATAGTCCCTTCACCCCTCTTCTTTCGGTAATTCGGGCCTATGAAAGCGGTCAATGGGAAATTCTTAAAAATTTGGTGCCCAAATTAAACCTTCTTTCCAACAATACCCTTCCGGAAATTTACGCCGAGGCCCTGTCCTTCGCTCATCAGGCCTTTTCTACGGGAGGGTCTTCCCAATGA
- the murC gene encoding UDP-N-acetylmuramate--L-alanine ligase, translating to MRVHLLGVGGIGMCALAGLLSARGFSVTGSEGAPPYPPSSTVLEKLGIHPRIGYRPEHIDELSPEAVVVGNAIRADNPEVRRAEAAGLPLRSLPSALAEWVLPGRRSLVVAGTHGKTTTAALLAHALENLGSEPTYLVGGLLRDRKLNFAWGNGPFAVLEGDEYDTAFFDRTPKFWHYHPYAAILTSVEYDHADIYPHYESLLAAFERFAGLVAAEGLFVFCADDPGAVRVAGRTPARRVSYGRDPESTYRLLKTRSLSEGTEVTYRGPGTTGTFFIPLWGEHNALNALAVWALLRELGFEDTRLREAFRRFPGVSRRQEVLYRGRVTVVDDFAHHPTAVRVTLSALREALKPRRILLCFEPRTNTSRRRLFQGAYAEVLAEADEVWLKKPPGLERIPSSERLDLEELARAVCGRGRGGLVVEEDPAEALAATAEEGDLILFMSSASFGNTYENLIRRLKDKGL from the coding sequence ATGAGGGTTCACCTGCTCGGGGTGGGGGGGATCGGGATGTGCGCTCTCGCCGGATTGCTTTCGGCCCGGGGTTTTTCGGTTACCGGAAGCGAGGGGGCGCCTCCCTATCCCCCCTCAAGCACCGTGCTGGAAAAACTGGGGATTCACCCCCGTATAGGTTATCGTCCCGAACACATAGACGAACTCTCTCCGGAGGCCGTGGTGGTGGGAAACGCCATCCGGGCGGACAATCCGGAGGTTCGCCGGGCCGAAGCCGCCGGACTTCCCTTACGATCTCTTCCCTCGGCGCTGGCCGAATGGGTCCTTCCCGGGCGCAGATCCCTGGTGGTGGCCGGAACCCACGGAAAGACCACCACCGCCGCCCTCCTCGCCCACGCTCTGGAAAACCTGGGGAGTGAGCCCACCTATCTCGTGGGCGGCCTTCTGCGGGACCGAAAGCTCAATTTCGCCTGGGGAAACGGCCCTTTCGCGGTCCTTGAGGGGGACGAATACGACACGGCCTTCTTCGACAGGACCCCCAAGTTCTGGCACTACCACCCTTACGCCGCCATCCTCACCTCGGTGGAGTACGATCACGCCGACATCTATCCCCACTACGAGAGCTTACTTGCCGCCTTTGAAAGGTTCGCCGGGCTCGTGGCCGCCGAGGGCCTTTTCGTCTTCTGTGCGGACGATCCCGGGGCCGTGCGGGTGGCCGGGCGTACGCCAGCCCGGAGGGTCTCCTACGGGAGGGATCCGGAGAGCACCTATCGCCTCCTCAAGACCCGGAGCCTTTCCGAAGGGACGGAGGTCACCTACCGGGGGCCCGGAACCACGGGCACCTTTTTTATACCCCTGTGGGGGGAGCACAACGCCCTTAACGCCCTTGCGGTGTGGGCCCTTCTCCGGGAGCTCGGTTTTGAGGACACGCGCCTTAGGGAAGCTTTCCGGAGGTTTCCCGGGGTCTCGCGTCGCCAGGAGGTCCTTTATCGGGGAAGGGTGACGGTGGTGGACGACTTCGCCCATCATCCCACCGCGGTGAGGGTCACCCTTTCGGCCCTGCGGGAGGCCTTAAAGCCCCGCCGCATCCTTCTGTGTTTCGAGCCCCGCACCAACACCAGCCGGCGGAGGCTCTTTCAGGGGGCCTATGCGGAGGTTCTCGCGGAGGCCGACGAAGTGTGGCTCAAGAAACCCCCGGGGCTGGAACGCATCCCCTCCTCCGAAAGACTCGATCTTGAAGAGCTGGCCCGGGCGGTGTGTGGCAGGGGCCGGGGAGGCCTGGTCGTCGAAGAAGATCCGGCGGAGGCGCTCGCGGCCACCGCGGAGGAAGGGGATCTGATCCTTTTCATGTCCAGCGCCTCCTTCGGGAACACCTACGAGAACCTGATCCGGCGTCTTAAGGACAAGGGGCTTTAG
- a CDS encoding endonuclease V, which yields MGVLDLERLRTLQVEIAQKARSGSFGREPRRVAGVDVAYRKDGNWAFAAAVVLSWPDLRILEERVLKLPVRFPYVPGYLSFREVPLLKELLRTLREKPDLLFVDGQGRAHPRRCGLAVHLGVEVGIPSLGCAKKPLLPGVVLPEDRRGARTPILLEGEVVGYAVRTRSGVKPVYVSPGHGLSVEEAVEFALSASRGFRIPEPIRRAHHLATEARNA from the coding sequence GTGGGAGTCCTGGACCTCGAAAGGCTCAGGACCCTTCAGGTGGAGATCGCGCAAAAGGCCCGATCCGGATCCTTCGGGAGGGAACCCCGTCGGGTGGCCGGGGTGGATGTGGCTTACCGGAAGGACGGAAATTGGGCCTTTGCCGCAGCGGTGGTTCTTTCCTGGCCGGACCTCCGGATACTCGAGGAGCGAGTTTTGAAGCTTCCGGTCCGATTCCCCTATGTCCCCGGTTATCTTTCCTTCAGGGAAGTCCCGCTTCTCAAGGAGCTCCTTCGGACCCTCCGCGAGAAACCGGACCTTCTTTTCGTGGACGGGCAGGGACGGGCCCATCCCCGCCGGTGCGGCCTTGCGGTGCACCTGGGGGTGGAGGTGGGGATTCCGAGCCTTGGTTGCGCAAAAAAGCCCCTCCTTCCTGGGGTGGTCCTTCCCGAGGACCGGCGCGGAGCCAGGACGCCCATCCTTCTCGAAGGGGAGGTGGTGGGATATGCGGTGCGGACCCGCTCCGGGGTGAAGCCGGTCTATGTCTCTCCGGGGCACGGGCTTTCGGTGGAGGAGGCCGTGGAGTTTGCGCTTTCCGCCTCGCGGGGATTTCGTATTCCCGAACCCATAAGACGGGCCCATCACCTGGCCACGGAGGCCCGGAATGCCTGA
- the ispD gene encoding 2-C-methyl-D-erythritol 4-phosphate cytidylyltransferase: MPETAAILAAAGRGVRLGAEIPKQFLEVRGRPLFLYSLSVLEEHPGISEIVVAVPPGWEERVFTIIRKEGFRKVKAVVPGGGSRQESVRRAFLRISRRVEAVLVHDAARPLLSADLVSRVLEAVWLEGAALPAVPVRDTVKLAREGRVVRTVPREGLFLAQTPQGARREWFEEALRRAGDREFTDEAALLEAAGFPVRVVPGSPLNLKLTYPEDLVLVEKLLGLDIRPKL; this comes from the coding sequence ATGCCTGAGACGGCGGCCATTCTCGCCGCAGCCGGCCGGGGCGTGCGCCTGGGGGCCGAAATCCCCAAACAGTTTCTTGAGGTGAGGGGAAGGCCGCTCTTTCTCTATTCCCTCTCGGTCCTTGAGGAACATCCCGGGATCTCCGAGATCGTGGTGGCGGTGCCTCCGGGCTGGGAGGAGAGGGTGTTTACGATCATCCGTAAGGAGGGTTTCCGGAAGGTGAAGGCCGTGGTGCCCGGGGGGGGAAGCCGTCAGGAATCCGTCCGCCGGGCCTTTTTGCGGATCTCCCGCCGGGTGGAAGCGGTGCTGGTGCACGATGCGGCCCGGCCGCTTCTTTCCGCGGATCTGGTATCAAGGGTGCTCGAGGCCGTATGGCTTGAGGGGGCAGCGCTTCCTGCGGTCCCGGTGCGGGACACGGTGAAACTGGCGCGCGAGGGACGGGTGGTAAGGACCGTCCCCCGCGAGGGACTCTTCCTGGCTCAGACCCCTCAGGGAGCCCGCCGAGAGTGGTTCGAGGAGGCCTTGCGCCGCGCCGGAGACCGGGAGTTCACCGACGAGGCGGCCCTGCTTGAGGCCGCGGGTTTCCCCGTGCGGGTGGTCCCCGGAAGCCCCCTCAACCTTAAGCTCACCTATCCGGAGGACCTCGTCCTCGTCGAAAAGCTTCTCGGTCTTGACATCCGCCCGAAATTGTGA